The DNA segment CCATCTGTTATAATTATTGAGACGTTTATCCATCCCTTTCTCCGGATGATTTTTTACTGTCAACAAAGTAAGCATTAACAAGTGGAACACCAATACTTGCTTTGAATAAAATGGTCATTACGATCACATTATAAAAGACACTTATTTTTCAATATTTGCTCTTAACTAATTGATTGATATGTCGATAATAAGTCGTATCTTTGCGCCAAAATTTACACGCATTTTATGCAAAAAATAAGAAATATAGCTATCATAGCCCACGTTGACCACGGTAAAACTACACTGGTTGATAAGATCTTACACTCTTGTTCAATCTTCCGTGATAACGAACAAACGGGAGATTTAATACTTGACAATAATGATTTGGAGCGTGAACGGGGAATTACCATCGTTTCAAAAAACGTATCTGTTCAGTATAAAGATGTAAAAATCAACATTATTGATACCCCTGGTCACGCCGATTTTGGTGGTGAAGTAGAACGTGTATTGAAAATGGCTGATGGAGTATTGTTATTGTGTGATGCCTTTGAAGGTGCGATGCCTCAAACTCGTTTCGTTACACAAAAAGCTTTGGCTCTGGGTTTAAAACCAATCGTAGTCGTAAATAAAGTTGATAAAGAAAACTGTCGCCCTGAAGAGGTTTACGAACAGATTTTCGAATTGTTCTTTAACCTTGAAGCTACAGAAGATCAATTGGATTTTCCTGTAATTTATGGTTCATCGAAACAAGGATGGATGAGTACTGACTGGAAAGTGCCTACTACAGACATTTTCGCACTTTTAGATGCAGTTGTTGCTAATATCCCTCCTGCACCTACAAACGATGGTACTTTACAAATGCAGATCACCTCTTTAGATTATTCATCTTTCGTAGGTCGTATCGCAGTTGGACGTGTTCATCGTGGTGTGATCAAAGAAAATCAACCGGTTACTTTGATCAAACGTGATGGTAAAATTGTAAAAACAAGAGTTAAAGAATTATATACTTTCGAAGGTTTAGGAAAGATCCGTGCTACTGAAGTGAAATCTGGTGATATCTGTGCTGTTGTAGGTATTGAAGGTTTTGATATCGGTGATACCATCGCTGATTTTGATGCTCCGGAACAATTGCCGGTAATCAAAATTGA comes from the Pedobacter sp. FW305-3-2-15-E-R2A2 genome and includes:
- the typA gene encoding translational GTPase TypA; protein product: MQKIRNIAIIAHVDHGKTTLVDKILHSCSIFRDNEQTGDLILDNNDLERERGITIVSKNVSVQYKDVKINIIDTPGHADFGGEVERVLKMADGVLLLCDAFEGAMPQTRFVTQKALALGLKPIVVVNKVDKENCRPEEVYEQIFELFFNLEATEDQLDFPVIYGSSKQGWMSTDWKVPTTDIFALLDAVVANIPPAPTNDGTLQMQITSLDYSSFVGRIAVGRVHRGVIKENQPVTLIKRDGKIVKTRVKELYTFEGLGKIRATEVKSGDICAVVGIEGFDIGDTIADFDAPEQLPVIKIDEPTMNMLFTINNSPFFGKEGKFVTSQRIKERLYKEMEKNLALKVVETPSPDAYLVYGRGILHLSVLIETMRREGYEIQVGQPQVIVKEIDGKKCEPIETLIVDVPGEVAGKVIELVTQRKGELLIMEPKGDLQHLEFDIPARGIIGLRNNVLTATGGEAIMAHRFKAYEPWKGVIPGRLNGVLVSMEKGSTTAYSIDKLQDRGRFFVDPGVEVYEGQIMGEHIRDNDLVVNIVKGKALTNMRASGTDDSNRIAPAIKFSLEEAMEYIQADEYIEITPLSMRLRKIYLTEGERKIKGKNF